From one Larimichthys crocea isolate SSNF chromosome XVIII, L_crocea_2.0, whole genome shotgun sequence genomic stretch:
- the pcdh8 gene encoding protocadherin-8 isoform X1, with protein sequence MRLFTDGKITTKMIRGEFITYWHRWIFIFSIHLFLFASLAQSEGNTIRYQTNEEGAPGTVIGNLAKDMSLSLSHSSKTNFRMMKQFNDSFIRVRESDGELTVGERIDRERICRHTPQCLITFDVVNFSKDRYKLIHVEVEIKDINDNSPEFPNKESIVEISENAAVGSRIPLDPAVDADVGSNYIQSYQISVNSHFTIDVLLRADGVKYAELVLMKELDRETQSSYTVDLVATDGGNPYRSGSTKITIRVTDFNDNSPVFDQNSFSVSLPEDAPVGTVILDLNAVDADEGLNGEVVYGFGKQVSHEIRELFQVDNKSGRLTLRSPVDFEDKSTYELDVQGTDLGPNPTPSVCKIIIHVTDVNDNAPEISITPMTSITTGIAYISEAADKDSLVALISTLDRDSGVNSQVHCTLYGHDHFKLRQAYEDSYMIVTAATLDRERISEYNLTVMAEDFGSPPLRKITQYTIRLSDENDNAPHFTKAVNEVSVVENNAPGAYITTVEATDADLGINGKITYRLVDSLIMGSPLNTFVSLNSVSGSIYALRSFNYEVMKQLDIHIQASDGGSPQLQSTAVIRLKIVDQNDNQPSIIEPPLYKGSAEVFLPKDAPAGYVVTQIKATDADEGINAQLSYKITEGGHLGFSINKDTGKVHVSRQLTYDLADNVKVTVSVSDKGSPSLTSTAIIHLSFIEGTLPSMPSLTQNGSEELFEWDMSIAIIIVLAGSCSLLLLAIILITTICNRRKKETREGEYDQKEDVPNVENVESGHIDSLIVNHKGKVFDAHPFPEKPLLASSNAAEPGCEDGRQTADIFESNSRVMEGKLKQGYSTLPGYGKETVRPITIWKGNSFTTISARDPHISGKDSGKGDSDFNDSDSDISGDVHKKESPPTNSLWACTSECKVLGHSDRCWSPSATRPNTSMASGPHLSTFSKTASLPRDTRRENYYPAHIPKTNGLQSVYEKVQHQEFDYILVGPPTPARIQETDEISIPEYTNS encoded by the exons ATGAGGCTGTTTACGGACGGGAAGATTACTACGAAGATGATACGGGGCGAATTTATAACTTATTGGCACCGGTGGATTTTTATATTCTCaatccatctttttttatttgcctcACTGGCTCAGTCCGAGGGAAATACTATTCGATACCAGACCAATGAGGAGGGCGCACCAGGTACAGTCATCGGAAACCTTGCCAAGGACATGTCCTTGAGTCTGTCTCATTCCTCCAAGACCAATTTCAGGATGATGAAACAATTCAATGATTCATTCATCAGGGTGAGAGAAAGCGACGGGGAACTCACTGTCGGAGAACGAATTGACAGGGAAAGAATCTGCAGACACACTCCACAGTGTCTCATTACTTTTGACGTGGTAAATTTCTCCAAAGATCGTTACAAATTGATTCACGTTGAGGTGGAAATAAAGGACATCAATGACAACTCTCCGGAGTTTCCAAACAAGGAATCTATAGTGGAGATCTCAGAGAATGCAGCAGTGGGGTCCCGGATCCCTTTAGACCCGGCTGTGGACGCTGATGTTGGGTCAAACTACATCCAAAGCTATCAGATATCTGTCAACAGTCATTTTACCATTGATGTGCTCCTGAGAGCGGATGGGGTTAAATATGCGGAATTGGTGCTAATGAAAGAGCTAGACAGGGAGACTCAGTCATCATACACTGTGGACCTGGTCGCCACAGATGGTGGGAACCCGTATAGATCGGGGTCAACGAAGATAACTATCAGAGTGACTGACTTTAATGACAACAGTCCAGTTTTTGACCAGAATAGTTTCTCGGTCAGTTTGCCAGAGGACGCGCCGGTCGGCACAGTCATCCTGGACTTGAACGCAGTTGATGCTGATGAGGGTTTAAACGGAGAGGTCGTCTACGGGTTCGGAAAACAGGTTTCTCACGAGATCCGAGAACTTTTTCAAGTGGATAATAAATCGGGTCGCCTGACGCTCAGGAGCCCGGTGGATTTCGAGGACAAAAGCACCTACGAGCTAGACGTACAGGGGACCGATCTGGGACCCAACCCGACCCCCTCCGTGTGCAAAATCATCATTCACGTCACAGACGTTAATGACAATGCCCCAGAAATCAGCATCACCCCGATGACCTCCATTACGACGGGCATCGCATATATCAGCGAGGCGGCAGACAAGGACAGTCTGGTGGCGCTGATCAGCACCCTGGACAGAGACTCGGGTGTTAACAGCCAGGTCCACTGCACATTATACGGCCACGACCATTTCAAACTCAGACAGGCTTACGAGGATAGCTACATGATAGTTACAGCAGCGACCTTAGACAGGGAGAGGATTAGTGAGTATAACCTGACGGTCATGGCAGAGGATTTTGGGTCACCTCCGCTGAGAAAGATCACTCAGTACACCATTAGACTGAGCGACGAGAATGACAACGCCCCTCACTTTACTAAAGCTGTCAATGAAGTTTCAGTGGTGGAAAACAACGCCCCGGGTGCATATATCACCACAGTTGAGGCCACAGACGCGGATCTGGGCATTAATGGCAAAATCACCTACAGACTTGTGGACAGTCTCATCATGGGGTCTCCGTTGAACACTTTTGTGTCTCTTAATTCAGTGTCCGGCTCCATATATGCACTGAGAAGTTTTAATTATGAGGTCATGAAACAGCTAGACATACACATCCAAGCGAGCGATGGGGGGTCTCCACAGCTGCAGAGCACAGCTGTCATCCGCCTAAAAATAGTTGATCAAAATGACAACCAACCTTCTATCATAGAGCCACCGCTTTACAAAGGATCCGCGGAGGTTTTCCTGCCCAAAGATGCACCTGCAGGTTATGTGGTAACCCAGATAAAGGCCACAGATGCTGATGAAGGCATAAACGCACAGCTGTCCTATAAAATCACCGAGGGGGGACACCTGGGTTTCTCTATCAACAAAGACACAGGGAAGGTGCACGTGAGCAGACAGCTGACGTATGATCTGGCAGACAATGTCAAAGTCACAGTGTCGGTCAGTGACAAAGGATCCCCATCGCTTACCTCCACAGCCATTATACACCTGAGCTTCATAGAAGGAACTCTACCCAGTATGCCTTCCCTGACTCAAAAtggcagcgaggagctctttgAATGGGACATGTCCATAGCCATCATCATTGTCTTGGCAGGGagctgctctctcctcctgctggcTATCATTCTCATCACAACCATTTGCAACCGCaggaaaaaagagacaaggGAGGGGGAGTATGATCAAAAAGAAGACGTACCAAATGTGGAGAATGTGGAAAGTGGTCATATTGATTCCTTGATTGTCAACCACAAAGGCAAAGTGTTTGATGCCCATCCATTTCCAGAGAAACCCCTGTTGGCCAGCAGCAACGCGGCAGAGCCCGGCTGCGAGGACGGcaggcagacagcagacatCTTTGAGTCAAACAGCAGGGTGATGGAGGGGAAACTAAAg CAGGGTTATTCTACGCTGCCAGGATACGGGAAAGAAACAGTCAGACCAATAACAATATGGAAGGGTAATTCATTTACGACCATCTCAGCAAGAGATCCCCACATCAGCGGCAAGGACAGTGGGAAGGGGGACAGTGACTTCAATGACAGTGATTCAGACATAAGTGGAGATGTGCACAAAAAAGAGTCACCACCAACAAACA GTCTCTGGGCATGTACAAGTGAGTGCAAAGTGTTGGGACATTCAGACCGATGCTGGAGCCCTTCAGCTACAAGGCCCAACACGAGCATGGCCTCTGGACCGCATCTGTCAACTTTCTCCAAGACCGCTTCGCTTCCCCGGGACACCAGAAGGGAAAACTACTACCCAGCTCACATACCCAAAACCAATGGTCTGCAAAGTGTGTACGAAAAAGTTCAACACCAGGAGTTTGATTACATCCTTGTCGGTCCGCCGACACCGGCCCGGATACAGGAAACGGATGAGATATCTATTCCAGAGTACACAAACTCTTAa
- the pcdh8 gene encoding protocadherin-8 isoform X2, giving the protein MRLFTDGKITTKMIRGEFITYWHRWIFIFSIHLFLFASLAQSEGNTIRYQTNEEGAPGTVIGNLAKDMSLSLSHSSKTNFRMMKQFNDSFIRVRESDGELTVGERIDRERICRHTPQCLITFDVVNFSKDRYKLIHVEVEIKDINDNSPEFPNKESIVEISENAAVGSRIPLDPAVDADVGSNYIQSYQISVNSHFTIDVLLRADGVKYAELVLMKELDRETQSSYTVDLVATDGGNPYRSGSTKITIRVTDFNDNSPVFDQNSFSVSLPEDAPVGTVILDLNAVDADEGLNGEVVYGFGKQVSHEIRELFQVDNKSGRLTLRSPVDFEDKSTYELDVQGTDLGPNPTPSVCKIIIHVTDVNDNAPEISITPMTSITTGIAYISEAADKDSLVALISTLDRDSGVNSQVHCTLYGHDHFKLRQAYEDSYMIVTAATLDRERISEYNLTVMAEDFGSPPLRKITQYTIRLSDENDNAPHFTKAVNEVSVVENNAPGAYITTVEATDADLGINGKITYRLVDSLIMGSPLNTFVSLNSVSGSIYALRSFNYEVMKQLDIHIQASDGGSPQLQSTAVIRLKIVDQNDNQPSIIEPPLYKGSAEVFLPKDAPAGYVVTQIKATDADEGINAQLSYKITEGGHLGFSINKDTGKVHVSRQLTYDLADNVKVTVSVSDKGSPSLTSTAIIHLSFIEGTLPSMPSLTQNGSEELFEWDMSIAIIIVLAGSCSLLLLAIILITTICNRRKKETREGEYDQKEDVPNVENVESGHIDSLIVNHKGKVFDAHPFPEKPLLASSNAAEPGCEDGRQTADIFESNSRVMEGKLKGYSTLPGYGKETVRPITIWKGNSFTTISARDPHISGKDSGKGDSDFNDSDSDISGDVHKKESPPTNSLWACTSECKVLGHSDRCWSPSATRPNTSMASGPHLSTFSKTASLPRDTRRENYYPAHIPKTNGLQSVYEKVQHQEFDYILVGPPTPARIQETDEISIPEYTNS; this is encoded by the exons ATGAGGCTGTTTACGGACGGGAAGATTACTACGAAGATGATACGGGGCGAATTTATAACTTATTGGCACCGGTGGATTTTTATATTCTCaatccatctttttttatttgcctcACTGGCTCAGTCCGAGGGAAATACTATTCGATACCAGACCAATGAGGAGGGCGCACCAGGTACAGTCATCGGAAACCTTGCCAAGGACATGTCCTTGAGTCTGTCTCATTCCTCCAAGACCAATTTCAGGATGATGAAACAATTCAATGATTCATTCATCAGGGTGAGAGAAAGCGACGGGGAACTCACTGTCGGAGAACGAATTGACAGGGAAAGAATCTGCAGACACACTCCACAGTGTCTCATTACTTTTGACGTGGTAAATTTCTCCAAAGATCGTTACAAATTGATTCACGTTGAGGTGGAAATAAAGGACATCAATGACAACTCTCCGGAGTTTCCAAACAAGGAATCTATAGTGGAGATCTCAGAGAATGCAGCAGTGGGGTCCCGGATCCCTTTAGACCCGGCTGTGGACGCTGATGTTGGGTCAAACTACATCCAAAGCTATCAGATATCTGTCAACAGTCATTTTACCATTGATGTGCTCCTGAGAGCGGATGGGGTTAAATATGCGGAATTGGTGCTAATGAAAGAGCTAGACAGGGAGACTCAGTCATCATACACTGTGGACCTGGTCGCCACAGATGGTGGGAACCCGTATAGATCGGGGTCAACGAAGATAACTATCAGAGTGACTGACTTTAATGACAACAGTCCAGTTTTTGACCAGAATAGTTTCTCGGTCAGTTTGCCAGAGGACGCGCCGGTCGGCACAGTCATCCTGGACTTGAACGCAGTTGATGCTGATGAGGGTTTAAACGGAGAGGTCGTCTACGGGTTCGGAAAACAGGTTTCTCACGAGATCCGAGAACTTTTTCAAGTGGATAATAAATCGGGTCGCCTGACGCTCAGGAGCCCGGTGGATTTCGAGGACAAAAGCACCTACGAGCTAGACGTACAGGGGACCGATCTGGGACCCAACCCGACCCCCTCCGTGTGCAAAATCATCATTCACGTCACAGACGTTAATGACAATGCCCCAGAAATCAGCATCACCCCGATGACCTCCATTACGACGGGCATCGCATATATCAGCGAGGCGGCAGACAAGGACAGTCTGGTGGCGCTGATCAGCACCCTGGACAGAGACTCGGGTGTTAACAGCCAGGTCCACTGCACATTATACGGCCACGACCATTTCAAACTCAGACAGGCTTACGAGGATAGCTACATGATAGTTACAGCAGCGACCTTAGACAGGGAGAGGATTAGTGAGTATAACCTGACGGTCATGGCAGAGGATTTTGGGTCACCTCCGCTGAGAAAGATCACTCAGTACACCATTAGACTGAGCGACGAGAATGACAACGCCCCTCACTTTACTAAAGCTGTCAATGAAGTTTCAGTGGTGGAAAACAACGCCCCGGGTGCATATATCACCACAGTTGAGGCCACAGACGCGGATCTGGGCATTAATGGCAAAATCACCTACAGACTTGTGGACAGTCTCATCATGGGGTCTCCGTTGAACACTTTTGTGTCTCTTAATTCAGTGTCCGGCTCCATATATGCACTGAGAAGTTTTAATTATGAGGTCATGAAACAGCTAGACATACACATCCAAGCGAGCGATGGGGGGTCTCCACAGCTGCAGAGCACAGCTGTCATCCGCCTAAAAATAGTTGATCAAAATGACAACCAACCTTCTATCATAGAGCCACCGCTTTACAAAGGATCCGCGGAGGTTTTCCTGCCCAAAGATGCACCTGCAGGTTATGTGGTAACCCAGATAAAGGCCACAGATGCTGATGAAGGCATAAACGCACAGCTGTCCTATAAAATCACCGAGGGGGGACACCTGGGTTTCTCTATCAACAAAGACACAGGGAAGGTGCACGTGAGCAGACAGCTGACGTATGATCTGGCAGACAATGTCAAAGTCACAGTGTCGGTCAGTGACAAAGGATCCCCATCGCTTACCTCCACAGCCATTATACACCTGAGCTTCATAGAAGGAACTCTACCCAGTATGCCTTCCCTGACTCAAAAtggcagcgaggagctctttgAATGGGACATGTCCATAGCCATCATCATTGTCTTGGCAGGGagctgctctctcctcctgctggcTATCATTCTCATCACAACCATTTGCAACCGCaggaaaaaagagacaaggGAGGGGGAGTATGATCAAAAAGAAGACGTACCAAATGTGGAGAATGTGGAAAGTGGTCATATTGATTCCTTGATTGTCAACCACAAAGGCAAAGTGTTTGATGCCCATCCATTTCCAGAGAAACCCCTGTTGGCCAGCAGCAACGCGGCAGAGCCCGGCTGCGAGGACGGcaggcagacagcagacatCTTTGAGTCAAACAGCAGGGTGATGGAGGGGAAACTAAAg GGTTATTCTACGCTGCCAGGATACGGGAAAGAAACAGTCAGACCAATAACAATATGGAAGGGTAATTCATTTACGACCATCTCAGCAAGAGATCCCCACATCAGCGGCAAGGACAGTGGGAAGGGGGACAGTGACTTCAATGACAGTGATTCAGACATAAGTGGAGATGTGCACAAAAAAGAGTCACCACCAACAAACA GTCTCTGGGCATGTACAAGTGAGTGCAAAGTGTTGGGACATTCAGACCGATGCTGGAGCCCTTCAGCTACAAGGCCCAACACGAGCATGGCCTCTGGACCGCATCTGTCAACTTTCTCCAAGACCGCTTCGCTTCCCCGGGACACCAGAAGGGAAAACTACTACCCAGCTCACATACCCAAAACCAATGGTCTGCAAAGTGTGTACGAAAAAGTTCAACACCAGGAGTTTGATTACATCCTTGTCGGTCCGCCGACACCGGCCCGGATACAGGAAACGGATGAGATATCTATTCCAGAGTACACAAACTCTTAa
- the cnmd gene encoding leukocyte cell-derived chemotaxin 1 isoform X1, which produces MKETMEKVQNTTHGSGCFEHCTPLEQITPTSAAVSRLLRFGAVALIVGAVLMLCASMAALYLWKVSDKNVYNVRYSMNINGEVRKGSVEIDSDNNLERFKTGSGAEEAVEIHDFQIGITGIRFVGGDKCYIKSQIKANLPLMGAHNKESLMFDLTDEIMPVRFDEEFLIWVAGEQPLKDTSFLSDKILGLCGELPIYWLQPIYPKDGERRKRDTQRAKRQFNMEEFEAAAAAGERDPVSHAEDDTSRVAEEEEGAQSTAGSAYNPENPYHRSGGAGEEGAMTFDTMLDHQGICCSECQRSYTHCQRICEPLRGYWPWPYNYRGCQVACRVIMPCRWWVARILGVV; this is translated from the exons ATGAAAGAGACTATGGAAAAAGTCCAAAATACCACTCATGGATCTGGCTGTTTTGAACACTGCACACCTCTG GAACAAATCACGCCAACCTCTGCGGCAGTCAGTCGCCTCCTGAGGTTTGGAGCTGTGGCTCTTATTGTTGGTGCGGTGTTAATGTTGTGTGCATCCATGGCTGCTCTCTACCTGTGGAAAGTCAGCGATAAAAAT GTTTATAACGTTCGTTACAGTATGAACATCAATGGCGAGGTGAGGAAGGGTTCCGTGGAAATTGATTCTGACAACAACCTGGAGCGATTTAAAACTGGGAGTGGAGCTGAAGAGGCTGTGGAGATTCATGACTTTCAAATT GGAATAACCGGAATCCGCTTCGTCGGAGGAGACAAGTGCTATATAAAATCCCAAATCAAAGCCAACCTTCCTCTCATGGGAGCTCACAACAAAGAGTCGCTGATGTTTGACCTG ACAGATGAAATCATGCCAGTGAGGTTTGACGAGGAGTTCCTCATATGGGTTGCTGGGGAACAGCCCCTGAAGGACACCAGCTTTCTGAGCGACAAAATTCTGGGTCTTTGCGGGGAACTTCCAATTTACTGGCTCCAGCCTATCTATCCTAAAG atggggagaggagaaagagagacacacagcgAGCCAAAcggcagttcaacatggaggAGTTcgaggcagctgctgctgctggggagaGGGACCCGGTGAGTCACGCCGAGGATGACACCTCCAGAGTggcggaggaagaggagggagcaCAGTCTACTGCGGGGTCAGCGTACAACCCTGAAAACCCGTATCAT CGCAGCGGCGGGGCCGGAGAGGAAGGTGCCATGACCTTTGACACCATGTTAGACCACCAGGGGATCTGCTGCTCGGAGTGCCAACGGAGCTACACCCACTGTCAGAGAATATGTGAGCCCCTGCGTGGTTACTGGCCCTGGCCTTACAACTACAGAGGATGCCAGGTAGCTTGCAGAGTCATTATGCCCTGTCGCTGGTGGGTGGCACGCATTTTAGGTGTTGTGTAA
- the cnmd gene encoding leukocyte cell-derived chemotaxin 1 isoform X2: MKETMEKVQNTTHGSGCFEHCTPLEQITPTSAAVSRLLRFGAVALIVGAVLMLCASMAALYLWKVSDKNVYNVRYSMNINGEVRKGSVEIDSDNNLERFKTGSGAEEAVEIHDFQIGITGIRFVGGDKCYIKSQIKANLPLMGAHNKESLMFDLTDEIMPVRFDEEFLIWVAGEQPLKDTSFLSDKILGLCGELPIYWLQPIYPKDGERRKRDTQRAKRQFNMEEFEAAAAAGERDPVSHAEDDTSRVAEEEEGAQSTAGSAYNPENPYHRRGRRGRCHDL; this comes from the exons ATGAAAGAGACTATGGAAAAAGTCCAAAATACCACTCATGGATCTGGCTGTTTTGAACACTGCACACCTCTG GAACAAATCACGCCAACCTCTGCGGCAGTCAGTCGCCTCCTGAGGTTTGGAGCTGTGGCTCTTATTGTTGGTGCGGTGTTAATGTTGTGTGCATCCATGGCTGCTCTCTACCTGTGGAAAGTCAGCGATAAAAAT GTTTATAACGTTCGTTACAGTATGAACATCAATGGCGAGGTGAGGAAGGGTTCCGTGGAAATTGATTCTGACAACAACCTGGAGCGATTTAAAACTGGGAGTGGAGCTGAAGAGGCTGTGGAGATTCATGACTTTCAAATT GGAATAACCGGAATCCGCTTCGTCGGAGGAGACAAGTGCTATATAAAATCCCAAATCAAAGCCAACCTTCCTCTCATGGGAGCTCACAACAAAGAGTCGCTGATGTTTGACCTG ACAGATGAAATCATGCCAGTGAGGTTTGACGAGGAGTTCCTCATATGGGTTGCTGGGGAACAGCCCCTGAAGGACACCAGCTTTCTGAGCGACAAAATTCTGGGTCTTTGCGGGGAACTTCCAATTTACTGGCTCCAGCCTATCTATCCTAAAG atggggagaggagaaagagagacacacagcgAGCCAAAcggcagttcaacatggaggAGTTcgaggcagctgctgctgctggggagaGGGACCCGGTGAGTCACGCCGAGGATGACACCTCCAGAGTggcggaggaagaggagggagcaCAGTCTACTGCGGGGTCAGCGTACAACCCTGAAAACCCGTATCAT CGGCGGGGCCGGAGAGGAAGGTGCCATGACCTTTGA